In Paraglaciecola sp. T6c, the sequence CTGCTACGCGATCTTCAAGCATCACCTTGCTGCCCTTGCCTAGTAACAATTGCAGCATACCGTCAATATACCCTGGCACCCCTTGAGGTGTGATATAGGTTTTAGAGTCCTCTTTGGCTAGTAATATCTGCTGAGCCTTTGCTACAGAAGATAAAATAGGTGTATGCCCTTGTTCGTCCTTATAAACGCCTACGCCCAAGTCAATTTTCAGTGGATTAGGGTCCGCTTTATATGCAGTTGATAATCCCAAAATAGGATCGGCGGGTAACTGGGGCAATACTTCAAACATGATGTTCCTCTAAATTTATGTTGGATAGGCTAAACGGCAGACATTATGCCACCGACTGATGATTTTTCGAACTTAAAATACTGCTAATTTATATCGAAATGATAGCTATTTTCAGCAATACATTGAGCCTCATGATTAAAGGTTCGTTCTTGCCATGATACACGCTGCTGCTTATCCACTAAAAGTAGCGTGGATGAACGAGTGCCATACTCTGGGCTTTGTATAAAAATCGAGGATAACTTACGCTCCCACTCAATAGGCACACCGGTTTGCGGCAATATATCATCTTGGGCTTTGGTCTGGTTTTTAAGTAAAGCAAATAAGCTTTCAACTTCTAACGTATGAGGGTTTTGGCAATATTCGGTTAACTGTGCCATGCCATGTAAAGTTTTCGGCCAAGGGGTGTTTAATTTTGCGTTAGATAAGCCGTAAACTCCCGTTGTTAATCTCTCAGATTGAAGCGTATGGTTGTTAAATACATGTAAGTTATTCCAATCACCATATAATAAATTAAAGCCATTATAGTTCTCGGCATCCGCTAACATCTTGGAAAGATAAGCATCGCTTCTAGGGGAGTGTTGCAGATACTGACTAACCAATTCCCCCCTACTCACTGCATTGGCTAGATTACGCTTGGGATCGCGAATATTGGTTAGTGCTGCAAGTTTACCTTGGGTATTAATACCCATCCAAGTGCCACCAGCACGCAGATCTTTTCCAGCTAGAGTGTTCGGCTGCCCTTCCCAAAAGCACGACTCGCGTGTTGGTCGCTCAAAGAACTCATCCCGATTCGCTGCAACAATAAGAGGATAATCAGGGTGCTGATTTACAGCAATAAATAAAATACACATAAAAATATACTACTTGTTTGATGTGCTAATCATTGGCGCTTTGCTCAGCTAGGCCTTCACGTTCGATACGTTCATCAAGTTCCGTAAATAAGGTCCGTGAATTTTCAACGAATGTCGTTACATCTGATGCTGGGCGCAGCTGATAGATAGGTGGCAACATGATACTGTTGTAATCAGGCTTAGCGCTAAAGTCGCTGCTACCTAACATACCTATACTGACCACTGGTACTACTATTACTAAGGTCATCATTGAACCCACGAGATTGCGCCGTGTATTGGTTTGGTGAAAAGCAAAAAACAAAGACAACCAAATAAAACCAAACAACACCAGTGAATACACAATTAGCTCTACCCATATCAATGCTTCAGGCGCATTAAAGTTAAAAGAAAGTAATTTTCCTAACAAATATAAGCCGTAAAATATAAACAATGTAAGCCAGAGAATAGAAAACTGACTCACTACTCTGCTTTCTTTGTTAAAAACCTTGCCCATTACAGCGAAGCCGATAGGCCAAGCACTTAACAAAGCCATTTGCCCCATCTCTTTAGGTAACATGTCAAATACATTGTAGGCTTCAACGCTATTGGTGAACTCAAACACCATGGACAACACTAAATAAGCTAACGTAAGCAAAATCGCCACTGCACTACTGGACAACCAATTCAAACTCTCTTCTAACTGGCTCAATGGTAAAGCGGCTGACACTGGCTGATTCGTATTGACGACTTTTAAGCGTGTACGACCCAGTTTTAAAATATCGTTACCGTGCAGTTTACCGCTCGTCATTGACTGCTTATTTACCAACGTGCCGTTTATCGTTTGGCAATCTTCAAAGAAGATAGATTGATCTTGGCTGTCTTGCGTTATGCGCACATGCTCGGCACTGATATAAGGGTCTTCCAAACGCAAATCACAATGATGATCACGACCCACCAAAATCTCTGACTTATTAAATTTAAAGTATTTTAATGTTTGGTCTTTACGTGAAAGCAACTCAAGCACTATTGCCATGCTATTGCTCCCACAAATTGCTTAGTAAACCGCGTAGCCGATTCCTGACTCACCCCAGCTAGGGTAAAGTGGCTTATCAACCCTTGAGACTCGTGGTTCAATGTGGCTCCTATATATAAAACATCGTACAAATGTGCGAATTCTTTATATGCCCTTAAACATAAAATACTTTTGGTTTTAACATCGTGAGTATTGGCTACAATATCCTGTTTGCATTGATAGTTGCTCACATCATTTTTGCTAGCTTGATTACCCGCACCAGCACCTGAAATGCTGCCACTAAAGAAGTCATAAAAGCGGTGTGCACCAAATTCGCCACTTTCAAGCCATTCAAACTCTATTTCTATACCGCCAGTACGAAGACCGCCATGAAGGAATATTTCTTCATCTAAACTGCATCTATTTTCTACTGACAAATATAACGCTTCTTGATCCGCGCTGTTTGAGTCTCCCCAACAAGAAAGTAATGCGCCTTCTAGGGTAGGTATTTTCGCGCCGCCTAATTCATTTGATTTCCATACACCCCGTTCAAGGCGTTCAAACAAACGTTGTTGATTCACCATTAGCTGAGAGGCAATAACCTTCTTGTAATCGTCTGGCGCTAACGGGGTGAAATCGTCTGCGTCAATTAATGTGTGGATTTTAGTCAAGGGCACTAGAAAGCCGATTTGGTTACCCGCTGTTGCGACATTGACACCAACAACTTGGCCTTCAGGGTTCACAACAGGACCGCCGCTCATGCCTGGGTTAATCGAGCCAGTGAAATGAATACGCTGATAGAAACTGTTCTTTTTAATGCCATTAAAGGTACCTGGTACCACAATCATGCCTAAGTCATGCGGGTTACCAAGTGAGTATATGCTGCTACCCTGCTCGGGTAATGAGGCAGATAATGAGAAGAAACCCGCGCTGCTACTTCCACTTTTGACCTGCACTAACGCAAGATCATTAACCACATCAATGTTAACCAGCGACAAATCACCAACAGAGCCATCAGCAGCGAGATACTCAATACGATATTTTTCAGGAAAATAAACGAATTCAGAGACAACGTGGTAATTCGTTACCAGCACACCTGAGTCATTTATTTGAAACCCAGAGCCAATTGAAGACTTGTTACCTGAACCCAATTCAATAATTCGAATTTGATATAGTGCACTTTGGTAATGGCTAAAAAGATTTTGCGCCGTCTGCTGAGCAAAGCCCATTGCGCTGTATAAGGCCAGCGCGAAAAACATATATCTCAAAATTCTATATTCCTTTTTTATTATATCTTGGAGCCGCAGGAGTGCATAAGTAGGATTGGCACTCGACAATGCCGATGACATGACGGATCATTCATCTAGTGTAAAGTGGTACAGCTAAGAAAGAAATGGCTAGCAAATTAAATACTCCTGAGTTAAGTGAAGATTTACCGCGCATTGGTAACGCCTTTAGTTGTTCGATCGGCAGAGCAACACTTAAACTTATGGGTTGGCAATTTAGTGGTGAATTTCCCAAACACAAAAAGATGATAATCGCCGTGGCTCCACATACTTCGAACTGGGATTTCGTGATCGGAATAGCCGTCGCGTTTACACTAAAGCTTAAAATTACTTTCTTCGCGAAAAGCAGCTTATTTATTCCACCATTTTCGGTGTTACTCCGTCGCTGGGGTGGGCTACCTATAAAGCGCCAAAAAGCACATGGCATGGTAGAACAAATGTCGGAAGAAGCTCGCCAAGCAGATAACATGATTCTGTGCCTCGCCCCTGAAGGGACGCGCGGTAAACGCGAAAATTGGAAAACAGGCTTTTTACACATCGCTTATAAAGCTGACATGCCCGTGTTCTTAGTCGCATTTGATTATAAGAAAAAGCGAATTGAATTAGGCCCTGTGCTAACAATAAGTGAAAATATACCATTAGAACTACAACGCATTTATCAGCATTATCACACTGTGCATGCTAAATTCCCTGATGAAGTAGCGACCAACTTAACGCCCCCAAGCGGAGACAAAGATTGAAAGACAAAGGTTTTACCACCCGTTTAGTACACGCAGATAGAGTAATCAATAAACCGCAAAACGGAGCGGTGCATCAAGCAACAAATAATTCCGTTTTGTTTGCATTTGATAACGCGCAAGACCTAGTCGATGTATTTCAAGGCAAAGCAGCAGGTCACGTATATTCACGCTCATCCTCTGCATCAAGTGTGTCATTGCAAAATATTCTTAATGAATTAGAAGGTGGCGTGGGTGCCATTACCTTTTCTACGGGAATGGCAGCCATCAGTGCAACGTTTTTAAGTTTGCTTCGCGCTGGCGACCACATCATTATGAGCCAATTTTTGTTTGGCAATACCAGCAGCCTTGCCAGCACATTACAAGGACTGGGTATAGAGATCAGCTTCGTTGACGCAACAGATGTGCAAAACGTGATTGCAGCTATAAAGCCAAATACCAAATTAGTGTATGCCGAAACCATAGCCAACCCTGCCACCCAAGTATCTGATTTAAGTGCCATAGGTCAGTTATGTAACGAACAAAAATTGCTGTTTATCGTTGATAACACCATGACGCCTGCCAATATTTTTGATCCCAAAAGCGTCAAGGCTTCACTGACTATCGCTTCATTAACTAAGTATGTATCAGGGCACGCTAATGTGCTGGGCGGTGTCGTTGTCGACACTGGTTTATTCGACTGGAGTGGGTTTAACAACATATTACCTATTTACCGCACAGCGGATACCCAGCAATGGGGACTGACGCAAATTAAGAAACGCGGCCTTAGAGACATGGGGGCAACGTTATCTCCTGATGCGGCCCACAGCATATCCATAGGTCTTGAAACGCTGGCTTTGAGGGTAGAGAGAATTTGCCAAAATGCGCTGCGTCTGGCGACGTACTTACATGGTCATGAACACGTTCAGCACGTTTACTATCCGGGTATAGCGGACCACCCACAACATTATATAGCGCGAGAGCTATTCACAGGTTATGGGGGAATAGTCAGTATCGACCTAGCTGAGCATATCGACCCGCTCGCATTTTTAAATGAGCTTAAGTTAGTGTTGTGCGCAACACATTTAGGGGACACCCGTACTTTAGGTTTACCCGTCGCCCAAACTATTTACTTTGAGAACACTGCCGAGCAAAGAGCCGATATGGGTATTAATGATAATATGCTGCGTTTTTCGATCGGTATTGAAGATGTAGACGATATTGTTGCGGACTTCGAACAAGCCTTTACCGCACTGGTGTAAATCGTCTCAGCTGACTTTATTGGTGAGATGAATAAATGACGAGTTGAACATAGCGACCTTGTTCAACTCGTTTACGGTACTCGGATTTCTAACTAGGGCTGTATACTAAAACTGGTCGTGATCTTAACTTTTCCTTCTAACATCAACATGACTGAGCAGTATTTTTCAGCTGACAGTTGAACGGCACGTTGAATGTGCTTCTCACTTAGGTTTTCGCCACTGACAACATAATGGGCATGAATCTCAGTAAACACTCTTGGGGCTTCATCTGCTCGCTGAGCATCGAGTTGACATTCGCAGCCGGTAATCCCTTGGCGTGATTTTTTAAGAATTTCTACTACATCAATAGATGAGCACGCGCCAACGGCCAATAATACGGCTTCCATAGGGGTCGCCTGACTGCCATCACCGTCCATTTCGATGGTTTTTCCTGTGTCAGTTTCACCAACGAATTTCATATCTGACTGCCAACTAACGGTCGCTTTCATTTTTTACTCCACTGCAAATAACTACTGCTTACATTCTATTTAATTAAGGTGATTTTGCTCTTATCAAGCAATATGCGTTTTTGCTTGTATAAAGCGCCTAGCGCCTTCTTGTATACATTTTTACTGACATTGAAGCGCTTTGATATTTCTTGCGCTGAGCTTTTATCCGTTAAAGTTGATATACCGCCATGGGCCTCGAGATCGTCAATAATTTGTTCTGCCAAATCTTTGCGTGCGCCATCATCGTGAAATTGAAAACACAGATCAATTTTGTTGTCCTCACGGATACGTTTAATAAACCCTTTAGTGCGCTCACCCATACGCAAAGGTTTAAACACTTCATCTTTGAATATCAAACCTAGGTGACTGCCATTTATCACCGCTTTGTATCCCATATCAGTGCGGCCACAAATCAATAAATCGACTTCTTGCTTAGGCGCAAAGTTCTGACCTTCTTCAAATAAAAAGTCACGTAAACGCGTGGAAGCAGCAACCTTCCCTGTTTCATCATCAAAATACACAAATACTACGTAAGACACGCCCTCTGCCATCGGGAAGTCTTGCTCGCTATAGGGCACCAGAATGTCTTTATCGATACCCCAATCTAAAAACGCACCTACATTATTTACACTCACCACCTTTAAGAAGGCGCATTCATCTACTTCAGCCAAAGGTGTTTGCGTGGTGGCGATCAAGCGACTGTCGCTATCGTGATAAATAAAGACGTGGCAGGTATCACCAATCTTACAATCTTCGGCAGCAAACTTAGTGGGGAGCAGAACCTCACCATCGTCTCCACCATCAAGGTAAAATCCGAAGGGTACCTGTTTAATTACGTTTAATGAGTTGAACTTACCAATTTGCAGCATAAAACCTGTCTGTGTTGAGCAATAGAAGCGAACCTTATTGTACCTGATATGAAGGATATTCACGGTAAAAATTCAAATTTGCTAACAAAGTAGCTTAATTCATTATAAAAATTCGTGGCATAATCCGCATTCAACAGCCCTTCTTCCAATGCTATTTTTTTGAGTCTTAACTATGAGCATCGTATTTTTAAATGGGGAATATCTCCCCCAAGAACAAGCTAAAATTTCACCTATGGACCGCGGGTTCTTATTCGGCGACGGCATTTATGAAGTGGTACCTACCTATCAAGGTGAAGCTGTTGGCTTTATGCCTCATATTGAACGTATGCAATCGGGTTTGGCGTCTATCGGCATTCAACTTGATTACACAGTAGAAGACTGGCAAGAAATCATTCATACGTTGATCGCAAAGAACGAGACCGGTAACCGCGGAATTTATCTTCATGTTAGTCGCGGCACTGACACCAAACGAGCTCATGCATATCCGACAGGCGTCGAACCAACGGTATTTGCCTTTTCATTCGAGATACCGCCTGCGCCGACACCAGACAAAGAAGGTGTAAAAGCGTTCAATGTTACCAGCAGTGAAGATTTGCGCTGGAAGCGATGCAATATTAAATCGACCTCGTTACTCGGCAATGTTATGCATTATCAACAAAGCCAAGATCTTGGTATGCAAGAAACCATACTGTTTAATCAACAACAGGAACTTACCGAAGCAAGCTCATGCAACGTATTTATGGTCAAAAATAACGTGATCGCTACTCCCGCTTTGGATAACCAACTGCTACCAGGTGTTACTAGAAAGTTGCTGTTAGCCATTTTACGTGAGCACAGCTCATTTAAGGTTGAAGAACGTGTTATCACGATGGACGAGGTACGTGATGCGGATGAATTATGGCTGACCAGCTCATCCAAAGAAGTGGCTCCTATTGTAACGCTTGATGGTACTCCGGTGGGTAACGGTTCTGTCGGTGATGTATGGTTGCAAGCACAAGCCTTGTTTAGCCAATATAAATATCAATATTAAAGGCCGTTAATGCCACGCCCTATTTCGATTACGGTAGATCTGGATGCTATCCGTCAAAACTTCGCATATGCAAATGCTCTGGGTGTTAACGCCTTGGAAAGTTCCATCAACGACCGTCAGAGCAATACTCTTGCGGTCATCAAAGCTGATGCTTACGGCCACGGCGCAGTAGCAACAGCGCGCGCTCTTAATGGCCAAGCCGCTCTACTTGCGGTATCGAGTATTGAAGAAGCCGTAAGTTTGCGCCAACACCATATAAAGACGCCCATTTTATTGCTTGAAGGCTGCTTTTGTCCTAGTGAATTGAGTGTTGTAAATGAATTAAACCTACAAATTGTTATTCACAACCAAAAGCAAATTGAAGATCTGCTGGCCCAAGTATTAACGAAGCCCATAAAAGTATGGTTGAAAGTTGATACTGGTATGCATCGCCTAGGCATACCTGTCTCAGATGCATTGAAGGCTTATACTCAACTCGCATCCAGTAAGAATGTGTGCTCGGTTATGCTTATGACGCACTTTGCTACATCTGATCACCCCGATCACCCTTTACTGCTGAGTCAAATACAGTCAATACAAAAGCTTGCTGAAAAAGTATCGGCGGAGCCGTCATACGCAGGTTGTAGCTTAGCCAATTCAGCTGCCCTACTTGCTACACCGAAAAGCATCAGCACTTGGAACCGCCCAGGGATCATGCTGTATGGTATTAGTCCCTTCAACCAAAGTGATATCAACGTTCTACCACTCATTCCGGCGATGACTTTTAGCTCAAAAGTGATTGCATTGAGACGCGTCGCAACTGGCGAGTCAGTAGGGTACGGCGCAATATGGACAGCGAAGCGACCAAGCATTATCGCCACTGTGGCGGCAGGTTATGGTGATGGTTACCCTCGAACGGCTAAATCTGGCACCCCTGTTATGGTCAATGGCCAGATAGCGCCGTTAGCGGGTCGTGTTTCGATGGACATGTTGTGCGTTGACGTCACTCAATTAACCGATATAAGTGAAGGCAGCCCAGTCGAGCTTTGGGGCAAGAATATACCGGTTAATGACGTGGCCGCTTGGGCGGATACGTTAGGCTATGAATTAGTCACCCGAATGCCAACGCGCGCCAAACGGGTATTTATTAACGAGTAAATTGAGCGCATATGCTATCGCTCAGCCACAACAACGGCCCTCAGGGGCGCAGGATAGCCTTCAATGGTTTTTGAGTGATCATTCGGGTCAAGAAAATCAACCAAAGATTGACTGTCCATCCACTGCGTTGCGCGCTGCTCTTCTATCGTAGTTTTTGCTAAATCTACCACGCGCACATTTTTAAAGCCCAGTCGTTTCATCCATAAACACAAGGCATCTGTACTAGGCAAAAACCATACGTTGCGCATTTGAGCGTACCTGTCCCCGGCCATCAATACAGTATTTTCATCTCCCTCAACTACAAGTGTCTCGAGAATGAGCTCGCCACCGGGTCGCAACTGATTTTTTAGCTGTTGTAAAAAATCGAGTGGACTTTTTCGGTGATACAGTACCCCCATTGAAAAAACCGTATCAAAGGCATTTTTTTCAGGTAGCTGCTCAACACCTACGGGCAATAAATGAATGCGTGGGTCGGGGTTAAAATGCTTAGTGGCTTGGAACTGCATCAAAAATAACTGAGAAGGGTCCGCGCCCACCACCATTTTGGCGTTTTCTCCTAGCATACGCCACATGTGGTAGCCACTGCCGCAACCAACATCAAGAACATAACGATTTTCTAACGACTGTATATGCGGTTGTACTCTTTCCCATTTCCAGTCGGACCGCCACTCTGTATCAATATGAATACCATGAATATGAAATGGCCCTTTACGCCATGGCATAAACTGCTTAAGTAAGCCTATAATTTGCTTCTGCGTATACTCGTTTATCTCGCTTTGCAGCCCAAATTCAACCCTCTCTTTGAGCTCAATTTCACTAGGATGAGTCTGAGGCAGCTTGCCAAGCAGCTTTACCCACTTGTTGAAATCACCGTGTAGCTGCTCTTTTTGCCAGGTAGAAATTTGCCCGGGAAGAAGCTCTAACCAAGCACTTAGCGGGGAGTCGGCAATTTCTTTATAAAACTGGTTGAACCAAGGGACTGACATGAACGGCGCCTGTAAAGTAAATAAATAAAAAAGTGTTAGCTTTTGATCGCGACAATGGAGGCAAAGTTAAAACACTGAAACCACAATACGACATCGTCAAAACCAGCATTTTGTAGTCTGGTTTGATGCGCCTCAAACGTTTCAGCCCGCAAAATGTTTTCAATTGATTCACGCTTTTGACTTATCTCTAGCTCGCTATAACCATTGCGCCTTTTAAACTCATGATGAAGGTCAATTAGTAACTCATTCCCTTGCTCTGATGCGTGGCGAAGCTTCTCTGAAAGTATGAAAATTCCACCCGGTGCTAAGCCATCGTATATGCTCTGAATAATCTGATCACGCTGAGTGGGGTCGATAAATTGCAATGTGAAGTTCATTACCACACTTGATGCATTTTCGATGTGGATATTTTGTAAATCATCGCAAATCACCTCTATGGGAGTATTCGCTTTATACGCTTTTACGTGCCGGGCACACCGCTGAGCCATAGCTTCAGAGTTATCCACTGCAATGATACTACAGTTATCAGCCACTACGTATTTTGCCGCTGCTAAGCTAACTGCGCCGAGGGAGCAACCGAGATCGTATATATTGGAATTGTTTGTAGCGTAGCGTCCAGCCAATTGCCCAATTGCATCGACGATGGTGTTATAACCCGGCACAGAGCGCTGGATCATATCTGGAAAAACCTCTGCTACGGTATCATCGAAGCGGAAATCACTTACCTGTTGAGGTTGTGAATAAATGGCGTCTTTGCTTGATTGCATGTAATTGATAATGATTGTGGAAAATTAGCGTAATTCTACCCGCAGCCACTAAACCACGCAATTCTCTTGTCTATTTGCACCATGGATTAAGAGGATCGTAAAAATTTTTCTGATATAAACAAACTGCATGAGGTATTTGTTACATCATACTTACGCCTTCTGATAGAATGTGTCACATAAATTGCAGGGAAGTTAATTAATCCCTTCATTAATCAAGACTAAAGTATTAGTCTTGTTACTTAATATTGAATTATTTATTGAAGGCAAATAAATGGCAAAGTTTTTAATTGCAGATGATCATCCGCTATTTCGCGAAGCTTTAGTGGGTGCACTAAGTCCACTGTTTGAAGATATTGAGATTTTGCAATCCGACTCGCTCGACTCTACATTAATGACGCTCCATGAAAACCCAGATATCGATTTAATATTACTCGATCTGCACATGCCTGGATGTGAGAATTTCTATGGTTTAATTCGAGTCACTCAGGATTATCCTGAAATTCCTGTCGCAGTAGTCTCGGCTAGTGACTCTATTG encodes:
- a CDS encoding FHA domain-containing protein, whose translation is MAIVLELLSRKDQTLKYFKFNKSEILVGRDHHCDLRLEDPYISAEHVRITQDSQDQSIFFEDCQTINGTLVNKQSMTSGKLHGNDILKLGRTRLKVVNTNQPVSAALPLSQLEESLNWLSSSAVAILLTLAYLVLSMVFEFTNSVEAYNVFDMLPKEMGQMALLSAWPIGFAVMGKVFNKESRVVSQFSILWLTLFIFYGLYLLGKLLSFNFNAPEALIWVELIVYSLVLFGFIWLSLFFAFHQTNTRRNLVGSMMTLVIVVPVVSIGMLGSSDFSAKPDYNSIMLPPIYQLRPASDVTTFVENSRTLFTELDERIEREGLAEQSAND
- the alr gene encoding alanine racemase, which encodes MPRPISITVDLDAIRQNFAYANALGVNALESSINDRQSNTLAVIKADAYGHGAVATARALNGQAALLAVSSIEEAVSLRQHHIKTPILLLEGCFCPSELSVVNELNLQIVIHNQKQIEDLLAQVLTKPIKVWLKVDTGMHRLGIPVSDALKAYTQLASSKNVCSVMLMTHFATSDHPDHPLLLSQIQSIQKLAEKVSAEPSYAGCSLANSAALLATPKSISTWNRPGIMLYGISPFNQSDINVLPLIPAMTFSSKVIALRRVATGESVGYGAIWTAKRPSIIATVAAGYGDGYPRTAKSGTPVMVNGQIAPLAGRVSMDMLCVDVTQLTDISEGSPVELWGKNIPVNDVAAWADTLGYELVTRMPTRAKRVFINE
- a CDS encoding NRDE family protein → MCILFIAVNQHPDYPLIVAANRDEFFERPTRESCFWEGQPNTLAGKDLRAGGTWMGINTQGKLAALTNIRDPKRNLANAVSRGELVSQYLQHSPRSDAYLSKMLADAENYNGFNLLYGDWNNLHVFNNHTLQSERLTTGVYGLSNAKLNTPWPKTLHGMAQLTEYCQNPHTLEVESLFALLKNQTKAQDDILPQTGVPIEWERKLSSIFIQSPEYGTRSSTLLLVDKQQRVSWQERTFNHEAQCIAENSYHFDIN
- a CDS encoding S1 family peptidase; this encodes MRYMFFALALYSAMGFAQQTAQNLFSHYQSALYQIRIIELGSGNKSSIGSGFQINDSGVLVTNYHVVSEFVYFPEKYRIEYLAADGSVGDLSLVNIDVVNDLALVQVKSGSSSAGFFSLSASLPEQGSSIYSLGNPHDLGMIVVPGTFNGIKKNSFYQRIHFTGSINPGMSGGPVVNPEGQVVGVNVATAGNQIGFLVPLTKIHTLIDADDFTPLAPDDYKKVIASQLMVNQQRLFERLERGVWKSNELGGAKIPTLEGALLSCWGDSNSADQEALYLSVENRCSLDEEIFLHGGLRTGGIEIEFEWLESGEFGAHRFYDFFSGSISGAGAGNQASKNDVSNYQCKQDIVANTHDVKTKSILCLRAYKEFAHLYDVLYIGATLNHESQGLISHFTLAGVSQESATRFTKQFVGAIAWQ
- a CDS encoding OsmC family protein, yielding MKATVSWQSDMKFVGETDTGKTIEMDGDGSQATPMEAVLLAVGACSSIDVVEILKKSRQGITGCECQLDAQRADEAPRVFTEIHAHYVVSGENLSEKHIQRAVQLSAEKYCSVMLMLEGKVKITTSFSIQP
- the cmoB gene encoding tRNA 5-methoxyuridine(34)/uridine 5-oxyacetic acid(34) synthase CmoB, whose translation is MSVPWFNQFYKEIADSPLSAWLELLPGQISTWQKEQLHGDFNKWVKLLGKLPQTHPSEIELKERVEFGLQSEINEYTQKQIIGLLKQFMPWRKGPFHIHGIHIDTEWRSDWKWERVQPHIQSLENRYVLDVGCGSGYHMWRMLGENAKMVVGADPSQLFLMQFQATKHFNPDPRIHLLPVGVEQLPEKNAFDTVFSMGVLYHRKSPLDFLQQLKNQLRPGGELILETLVVEGDENTVLMAGDRYAQMRNVWFLPSTDALCLWMKRLGFKNVRVVDLAKTTIEEQRATQWMDSQSLVDFLDPNDHSKTIEGYPAPLRAVVVAER
- a CDS encoding D-amino acid aminotransferase, which translates into the protein MSIVFLNGEYLPQEQAKISPMDRGFLFGDGIYEVVPTYQGEAVGFMPHIERMQSGLASIGIQLDYTVEDWQEIIHTLIAKNETGNRGIYLHVSRGTDTKRAHAYPTGVEPTVFAFSFEIPPAPTPDKEGVKAFNVTSSEDLRWKRCNIKSTSLLGNVMHYQQSQDLGMQETILFNQQQELTEASSCNVFMVKNNVIATPALDNQLLPGVTRKLLLAILREHSSFKVEERVITMDEVRDADELWLTSSSKEVAPIVTLDGTPVGNGSVGDVWLQAQALFSQYKYQY
- a CDS encoding lysophospholipid acyltransferase family protein, yielding MASKLNTPELSEDLPRIGNAFSCSIGRATLKLMGWQFSGEFPKHKKMIIAVAPHTSNWDFVIGIAVAFTLKLKITFFAKSSLFIPPFSVLLRRWGGLPIKRQKAHGMVEQMSEEARQADNMILCLAPEGTRGKRENWKTGFLHIAYKADMPVFLVAFDYKKKRIELGPVLTISENIPLELQRIYQHYHTVHAKFPDEVATNLTPPSGDKD
- a CDS encoding CvfB family protein, with translation MLQIGKFNSLNVIKQVPFGFYLDGGDDGEVLLPTKFAAEDCKIGDTCHVFIYHDSDSRLIATTQTPLAEVDECAFLKVVSVNNVGAFLDWGIDKDILVPYSEQDFPMAEGVSYVVFVYFDDETGKVAASTRLRDFLFEEGQNFAPKQEVDLLICGRTDMGYKAVINGSHLGLIFKDEVFKPLRMGERTKGFIKRIREDNKIDLCFQFHDDGARKDLAEQIIDDLEAHGGISTLTDKSSAQEISKRFNVSKNVYKKALGALYKQKRILLDKSKITLIK
- the cmoA gene encoding carboxy-S-adenosyl-L-methionine synthase CmoA — translated: MQSSKDAIYSQPQQVSDFRFDDTVAEVFPDMIQRSVPGYNTIVDAIGQLAGRYATNNSNIYDLGCSLGAVSLAAAKYVVADNCSIIAVDNSEAMAQRCARHVKAYKANTPIEVICDDLQNIHIENASSVVMNFTLQFIDPTQRDQIIQSIYDGLAPGGIFILSEKLRHASEQGNELLIDLHHEFKRRNGYSELEISQKRESIENILRAETFEAHQTRLQNAGFDDVVLWFQCFNFASIVAIKS
- a CDS encoding cystathionine gamma-synthase family protein encodes the protein MKDKGFTTRLVHADRVINKPQNGAVHQATNNSVLFAFDNAQDLVDVFQGKAAGHVYSRSSSASSVSLQNILNELEGGVGAITFSTGMAAISATFLSLLRAGDHIIMSQFLFGNTSSLASTLQGLGIEISFVDATDVQNVIAAIKPNTKLVYAETIANPATQVSDLSAIGQLCNEQKLLFIVDNTMTPANIFDPKSVKASLTIASLTKYVSGHANVLGGVVVDTGLFDWSGFNNILPIYRTADTQQWGLTQIKKRGLRDMGATLSPDAAHSISIGLETLALRVERICQNALRLATYLHGHEHVQHVYYPGIADHPQHYIARELFTGYGGIVSIDLAEHIDPLAFLNELKLVLCATHLGDTRTLGLPVAQTIYFENTAEQRADMGINDNMLRFSIGIEDVDDIVADFEQAFTALV